In Oncorhynchus keta strain PuntledgeMale-10-30-2019 unplaced genomic scaffold, Oket_V2 Un_contig_14357_pilon_pilon, whole genome shotgun sequence, one DNA window encodes the following:
- the LOC127918513 gene encoding meteorin-like protein: MLALTLQRATASLSTLTSPPQFPSSGLTSPFPSSGLRGHSRDVEQVSVGLTHEGHSRDVEQVYLRCSQGSLHWLYPTGEVIVLLTTCGPTPCPPAAARLSVCIKPSRDSHGANIYLDRAGKLRLLLREQDQAQGKVTCFSIQDGSLFIEAIPHRDISKRITSFQYELVTERTGAGAGALAGVEPQALSAPCQPCSDAEVLLAVCTSDFVGRGTIQGVEQEAEQLSVTVAISHLYRQKTQVFVSGGVRVRRWTGRVRMPRQCGVRPGPGKGDGDFLFTGSVRFGEAWMGCAPRYKDFLRLYQEAEQSGTNPCHVDTD, translated from the exons ATGT TGGCTCTGACCCTACAGAGGGCCACAGCATCCCTGTCCACACTGACCTCCCCCCCCCAGTTCCCTTCCAGTGGTCTgacctcccccttcccttccagTGGTCTGAGGGGCCACAGCCGTGATGTGGAGCAGGTCTCTGT TGGTCTGACCCATGAGGGCCACAGCCGTGATGTGGAGCAGGTCTACCTACGTTGTTCCCAGGGTTCCCTCCACTGGCTCTACCCTACAGGGGAAGTCATCGTGTTGTTGACAACCTGCGGCCCAACACCCTGTCCCCCGGCAGCCGCCCGTCTCTCCGTCTGCATCAAGCCCTCTAGGGACTCCCACGGGGCCAACATCTACCTGGACCGGGCCGGGAAGCTGCGCCTGCTGCTGAGGGAGCAGGACCAGGCCCAGGGGAAGGTGACCTGCTTCAGCATCCAGGACGGGTCTCTGTTCATAGAGGCCATACCTCACAGAGACATCAGTAAGAGAATCACCTCGTTCCAGTATGAGCTGGTGACAGAGAGGACCGGGGCTGGAGCTGGAGCCTTGGCTGGGGTGGAGCCACAAGCACTGTCTG ctcccTGTCAGCCCTGCAGTGATGCTGAGGTGCTGTTAGCAGTCTGCACCAGCGACTTTG tggGGAGGGGCACCATCCAGGGGGTGGAGCAGGAGGCGGAGCAGTTGTCGGTCACCGTGGCGATAAGCCACCTGTACAGACAGAAGACTCAGGTGTTTGTGTCAGGGGGGGTGAGAGTGAGGAGGTGGACAGGCAGGGTGAGGATGCCCAGGCAGTGTGGGGTGAGGCCCGGCCCGGGGAAGGGGGATGGAGACTTCCTGTTCACAGGGAGCGTAAGGTTCGGGGAGGCCTGGATGGGCTGTGCCCCGAGATACAAGGACTTCCTCAGACTGTACCAGGAGGCAGAGCAGAGTGGGACTAACCCCTGTCATGTGGACACAGACTGA